Proteins encoded in a region of the bacterium genome:
- a CDS encoding ribonucleoside triphosphate reductase, translated as MNLPAALAGREIVKRDGSRAPFDALRIRNAIIKAGKATGEFNEQTAEKLTHKILKVILHRVWTSEPSVEDIQDIVEQVLIEADYLATARAYIVYREQRRRVREDKRAMVDAVSSVNEYLEQADWRVHANANQGYSLGGLILNVAGKVTANYWLSEVYPREIGEAHRAGDFHIHDLDMLAGYCAGWSLKQLLVEGFNGVQGKVEAGPPKHLSSAVGQMVNFLGTLQNEWAGAQAFSSFDTYLAPFVRKDNLRYDEVVQSIQEFIYNLNVPSRWGTQTPFTNVTLDWTCPDDLRDTQPIIGGEYMDFTYGELSEEMSLINRAFIEVMTAGDRRGRVFTFPIPTYNITRDFDWDHPNTTPLFAMTARYGTPYFQNFINSDLSPHMVRSMCCRLQLDLRELLKRGNGLFGSAEQTGSLGVVTINCARLGYLAKGDKDAFYRRLDILLCLARDSLEIKRKTVERCIGNHLLPYTARYLGTLRNHFSTIGINGVNEAILNFTDGAEDITTEAGYAFARDLLVHVRERMVEFQQETGHLYNMEATPAEGATYRFAREDRKRFPDIIQAGPDNAPYYTNSTQLPVGHTDDPFKALAHQEELQGLYTGGTVFHLYMAEEISSPTACKNLVRRCLEKFRIPYLTITPTFSICPRHGYIAGSYEFCPQCDEELLSKKMTEKTASG; from the coding sequence ATGAACCTCCCTGCAGCCCTGGCCGGTCGTGAAATCGTCAAGCGAGATGGTAGCCGCGCCCCCTTTGATGCCCTCCGCATCAGGAACGCCATCATCAAGGCCGGGAAGGCCACCGGCGAGTTCAACGAGCAAACGGCCGAGAAGCTCACCCACAAGATTCTGAAGGTCATCCTGCACCGCGTCTGGACGAGCGAGCCCTCTGTCGAGGACATCCAGGACATTGTCGAACAGGTCCTCATCGAGGCCGACTACCTCGCCACTGCCCGCGCGTACATCGTCTACCGCGAACAGCGGCGGCGCGTGCGCGAGGACAAGCGGGCCATGGTGGACGCCGTGTCCTCGGTCAACGAGTATCTGGAGCAGGCCGACTGGCGCGTGCATGCCAACGCCAATCAGGGGTACTCGCTGGGCGGGCTGATCCTCAACGTCGCCGGGAAGGTGACTGCCAACTACTGGCTGTCTGAGGTCTACCCGCGCGAGATCGGGGAGGCCCACCGCGCCGGGGACTTCCACATCCATGACCTCGACATGCTGGCCGGCTACTGCGCCGGCTGGTCGCTCAAGCAGCTGCTGGTCGAGGGGTTCAACGGCGTGCAGGGCAAGGTGGAGGCCGGGCCACCGAAGCACCTGTCCAGCGCTGTGGGGCAGATGGTCAACTTCCTGGGCACTCTGCAGAATGAGTGGGCCGGCGCGCAGGCGTTCAGCTCCTTCGACACCTACCTGGCGCCGTTCGTGCGCAAGGACAACCTGCGCTACGACGAAGTCGTCCAGAGCATCCAGGAGTTCATCTACAACCTCAACGTCCCATCGCGCTGGGGCACGCAGACGCCCTTCACGAACGTGACGCTGGACTGGACGTGCCCGGACGATTTGCGCGACACGCAGCCGATCATCGGCGGCGAGTACATGGACTTCACGTACGGTGAGCTGAGCGAGGAGATGTCGCTCATCAACCGGGCGTTCATTGAGGTCATGACCGCCGGCGACCGGCGCGGGCGGGTCTTCACCTTCCCCATCCCGACCTACAACATCACCCGCGACTTCGACTGGGACCATCCGAACACCACCCCGCTGTTCGCCATGACCGCGCGGTACGGCACGCCCTACTTCCAGAACTTCATCAACTCTGACCTCTCGCCCCACATGGTCCGCTCGATGTGCTGCCGGCTGCAACTGGACCTCCGGGAACTGCTCAAGCGCGGCAACGGTCTGTTCGGGTCGGCGGAGCAGACCGGTTCGCTCGGCGTCGTCACCATCAACTGTGCGCGGCTGGGCTACCTGGCGAAGGGTGACAAGGACGCCTTCTACCGCCGGCTGGACATCCTGCTGTGCCTGGCACGGGATAGCCTGGAGATCAAGCGCAAGACGGTGGAGCGCTGCATTGGCAACCACCTCCTGCCCTATACGGCGCGCTACCTGGGGACACTGCGCAACCACTTCTCCACCATCGGGATCAACGGGGTCAACGAAGCGATCCTGAACTTCACCGACGGCGCGGAGGACATCACGACCGAGGCCGGATACGCCTTCGCCCGCGACCTGCTCGTGCACGTCCGCGAGCGCATGGTGGAGTTCCAGCAAGAGACCGGGCACCTGTATAACATGGAGGCGACGCCGGCCGAGGGGGCGACCTACCGCTTCGCCCGCGAAGACCGCAAGCGCTTCCCTGACATCATCCAGGCGGGGCCGGACAACGCGCCGTACTACACCAACTCCACGCAGCTCCCCGTCGGCCATACCGATGACCCGTTCAAGGCGCTCGCCCACCAGGAGGAGTTGCAGGGCCTGTATACCGGCGGGACGGTGTTCCACCTGTACATGGCCGAGGAGATCAGCAGCCCGACGGCCTGCAAGAACCTGGTGCGGCGGTGCCTGGAGAAGTTCCGCATCCCGTATCTCACGATCACGCCGACCTTCTCGATCTGCCCGCGCCATGGCTACATCGCCGGGTCGTACGAGTTCTGCCCGCAGTGCGATGAGGAGTTGCTGTCGAAGAAGATGACGGAGAAGACCGCATCCGGATAG
- a CDS encoding heparinase II/III family protein, which yields MTRHVWAGLVLAVVCGPALAQEAANMTGLKSHPCALVNAGTLALLRAKAADATPNAFGFETAAIWAELKARADRLAAAPTYSYKVNCPGENRVTLDTFEYTLSDQTPPKHDKSPNYPPWTAMFQENEGSITTRLVAFSFAYLVTGAPEYFEKAKEIALHLAHWDQWTDPSYGAGRIKACLDTGHCMYATGLFYDWCYDRLTEAERTLLREAIVNKGIIPALGYVDHYPSDTNGYAVITAGAGLAALAIRPEEPRGGEFLQACLDKTRVSLDHGGKDGGMFEGPMYGTYLMDSFALFFDGLISAQVQHDLFDHPYLKTMDKYCVGMLAPDTRQIPCFSDGSPGIAVPRLMSILAQRGSTDAAWYLQTIGAVKPEKIYDFIRFDASKLKPVQPTWNPSVACLDIGYASLRDSFNAQAPSLFFKSGPTTNSIGHNHYDHNAFVISYGGQWIIPDRGYHDFYAPARRKFSLGSLGHCTVVLDADDAYFHDQTVPAPGHEQVCLAGGQIVDFFGGQHFDFVKGRAGDTYSKGEPKVLSRFDRSIIYLKPDAFVIRDQLAAPLPHRFSFLLHCDGNGDIEPAGDHFLVTRGNAQVWAQTVSPTPTQAHVETYPGAEGYGSFLRVETEPTATAGFVTVLIPRPWQSENYLRNGGFEKGMAGWAPRANEDLPNHRIETEGVAEGKQCASIEKSGYYYSDRFGLPAGTAVTATVQVRTTPLPQGQGATMTLYFWRGGKAFANKRVGPFADTVWTEHTLTAKVPEGTEEASLALEFFAPGKGSFDHVRLSTDLPVVKTIEPQVKRLADEVLDLTTGQDRFLVSFGEAGKMREVAGIKSDGEAAVVAFVGGKVVRGFVVGGTVLEYQSRRVIAQDKAGTAEADL from the coding sequence ATGACGCGCCATGTCTGGGCCGGGCTCGTACTGGCTGTGGTCTGTGGGCCCGCCCTCGCACAGGAGGCGGCCAACATGACCGGCCTCAAGTCCCACCCCTGCGCTCTCGTCAACGCCGGAACGCTGGCGTTGCTGCGGGCCAAGGCCGCAGACGCGACCCCGAACGCTTTTGGGTTCGAGACGGCCGCCATCTGGGCGGAGCTGAAGGCCCGGGCCGACCGGCTTGCCGCGGCGCCGACGTACAGCTACAAGGTGAACTGCCCCGGCGAGAATCGTGTGACGCTGGATACCTTCGAGTACACACTTTCGGACCAGACCCCGCCGAAGCACGACAAGAGCCCCAACTATCCGCCGTGGACAGCGATGTTCCAGGAGAACGAGGGGAGCATCACCACCCGCCTGGTCGCCTTCAGCTTTGCGTATCTGGTCACCGGCGCCCCGGAGTACTTCGAGAAGGCCAAGGAGATTGCCCTGCACCTGGCCCACTGGGACCAATGGACTGACCCCAGCTACGGAGCCGGGCGCATCAAGGCGTGCCTGGACACCGGCCACTGCATGTACGCCACCGGGCTGTTCTATGACTGGTGCTACGACCGGCTGACGGAAGCGGAACGGACACTCCTGCGCGAGGCCATCGTCAACAAGGGTATCATCCCCGCGCTGGGCTACGTGGACCACTACCCTTCGGACACAAACGGCTACGCGGTCATCACCGCCGGGGCGGGTCTGGCGGCGCTGGCCATCCGCCCGGAGGAGCCGCGGGGGGGCGAGTTCCTGCAGGCCTGCCTGGACAAGACGCGGGTGTCGCTGGACCACGGCGGCAAGGATGGCGGGATGTTCGAGGGGCCGATGTACGGCACTTACCTGATGGACTCCTTCGCACTGTTCTTCGATGGCCTCATCTCGGCGCAGGTCCAGCACGATCTGTTCGATCACCCGTACCTCAAGACGATGGACAAGTACTGCGTGGGGATGCTGGCGCCGGACACGAGACAGATCCCGTGCTTCTCCGATGGCAGCCCCGGCATCGCCGTCCCCCGGCTCATGAGCATCCTCGCCCAACGCGGCAGCACTGACGCCGCCTGGTACCTGCAGACCATCGGCGCGGTGAAGCCCGAGAAGATCTACGACTTCATCCGCTTCGACGCAAGCAAGCTCAAGCCGGTGCAGCCGACCTGGAACCCGTCGGTGGCCTGCCTGGACATCGGCTATGCCTCCTTGCGCGACAGCTTCAATGCCCAGGCCCCGAGCCTGTTCTTCAAGTCCGGCCCGACGACCAACAGCATCGGCCACAACCACTACGACCACAACGCTTTCGTCATCAGCTATGGCGGGCAGTGGATCATCCCTGACCGCGGCTACCACGACTTCTACGCCCCGGCCCGGCGGAAGTTCAGCCTCGGGAGCCTGGGCCACTGCACGGTAGTCCTCGACGCGGATGACGCATACTTCCACGATCAGACCGTTCCCGCTCCCGGGCATGAGCAGGTCTGCCTGGCCGGAGGACAGATCGTGGACTTCTTCGGCGGCCAGCACTTCGACTTCGTCAAGGGCCGAGCCGGCGACACCTACAGCAAGGGCGAGCCGAAAGTGCTGAGCCGGTTCGACCGTAGCATCATCTACCTGAAGCCCGACGCGTTCGTCATCCGCGACCAACTGGCCGCGCCGCTGCCGCACCGCTTCAGCTTCCTGCTCCATTGCGACGGCAACGGGGACATCGAGCCGGCAGGGGATCACTTCCTCGTGACCCGGGGCAACGCCCAGGTGTGGGCACAGACGGTCTCCCCCACCCCGACCCAGGCGCACGTCGAGACCTACCCGGGCGCCGAAGGCTACGGCTCCTTCCTGCGGGTGGAGACTGAGCCTACGGCGACCGCGGGCTTCGTGACCGTGCTCATTCCCCGGCCGTGGCAGAGCGAGAACTACCTGCGCAATGGCGGCTTCGAGAAGGGCATGGCGGGCTGGGCTCCCCGGGCGAATGAGGACCTCCCGAACCACAGGATCGAGACCGAGGGTGTCGCCGAGGGCAAGCAGTGCGCCAGTATCGAGAAGAGCGGCTACTACTACTCCGACAGGTTCGGGTTGCCCGCAGGGACCGCCGTGACCGCGACGGTGCAGGTGCGCACCACTCCCCTGCCCCAGGGCCAGGGCGCCACGATGACCCTGTACTTCTGGCGCGGGGGCAAGGCCTTTGCCAACAAGCGTGTCGGCCCCTTTGCGGACACGGTCTGGACGGAGCACACGCTGACGGCCAAGGTCCCCGAAGGCACCGAGGAGGCCAGCCTTGCCCTGGAGTTCTTCGCCCCTGGCAAGGGCTCGTTCGACCACGTGCGCCTGAGCACAGACTTGCCGGTGGTCAAGACGATCGAGCCGCAGGTGAAGCGTCTGGCGGATGAAGTGCTCGACCTCACCACCGGTCAGGACCGCTTCCTGGTGTCGTTTGGCGAGGCCGGCAAGATGCGCGAGGTGGCGGGGATCAAGAGCGACGGCGAAGCGGCTGTTGTGGCCTTCGTGGGTGGCAAGGTCGTGCGGGGGTTCGTCGTGGGCGGCACGGTCCTGGAGTATCAAAGCCGGCGGGTCATAGCGCAGGACAAGGCGGGCACGGCGGAGGCGGACCTGTAG
- a CDS encoding DUF1559 domain-containing protein, whose amino-acid sequence MRRGFTLIELLVVIAIIAILAAILFPVFAKAREKARQSSCLSNVKQLAIAAFTYAQDYDERTLPYSQLDSGGGYRWYHLVEPYVKNTQVLKCPSHNPTNMAQTSNLPIGYGINRNAGTLNYSSGGPSLATMQHPAETGMFADTRGGPGDGTNDESYSFGTFYNAGNNVYWGDVISSRHNEGCNVGFYDGHAKWMAHNGIYQKLRFDFN is encoded by the coding sequence ATGCGACGTGGCTTCACACTCATCGAGCTGTTGGTCGTCATCGCCATCATCGCCATCCTGGCTGCGATCCTGTTCCCCGTCTTCGCCAAGGCACGGGAGAAGGCGCGCCAGAGCAGTTGTCTGAGTAACGTCAAGCAGTTGGCCATCGCGGCCTTCACCTACGCCCAGGACTATGACGAGCGTACGCTGCCGTACTCGCAACTGGACAGCGGCGGCGGTTACCGCTGGTACCATCTCGTGGAGCCGTACGTCAAGAACACCCAGGTCCTGAAGTGCCCATCCCACAACCCCACCAACATGGCGCAGACCTCCAACTTGCCCATCGGCTATGGCATCAACCGCAATGCCGGTACGCTGAACTACTCGTCGGGCGGCCCCTCGCTGGCGACGATGCAGCACCCCGCGGAGACCGGCATGTTCGCGGACACCCGCGGGGGCCCGGGAGACGGCACCAATGACGAGTCTTACTCATTCGGAACGTTCTACAACGCGGGCAACAACGTCTACTGGGGCGACGTGATCTCCAGTCGTCACAACGAAGGGTGCAATGTCGGCTTCTACGACGGCCACGCCAAGTGGATGGCGCACAACGGCATCTACCAGAAGCTGCGGTTTGACTTCAACTAA
- a CDS encoding M28 family peptidase: MSANVISAANMHKHLQHLCERIGTRLAGTKAEAKGAEYIAGQYRKLGLKTEIQEFPCITWTCKQADFAAQLDGRWQDVPIQANTQSPSTEGELDTELVYLETAQVEDTEGKDLRGKVGLLFGSAYASVERMERLCNSGLAALLYVDDRFPFCWRLASGLIAGWIDLLTIPTATIPYMHAWDLVRQGVKRVRLSLQMDNFRSHSQNVVASLPGKRSLPPLVLGGHHDSVALGVGAEDDGTGVVAVLEIARLMRDREPLRPIQFVSFGWEENLSEGARNYVIHPANDAANTAFMFNFDSLGSWLGNNQAHCTGDRAVRKFVSEYYRRRRYVAEVTGDVSPFSDHFAFNMLGVPSVWFHRINFPGSRFYHHSEYDQIGVINFDQLAETTQAAADMVIALAQRPDLPFPSAIPAAQQRIIARHRRDLYDCICDWQQPGLMRPVGKPWREDIR, from the coding sequence ATGTCTGCCAATGTCATCTCCGCCGCCAACATGCACAAACACCTCCAGCACCTGTGCGAGCGCATCGGCACTCGTCTGGCCGGTACCAAGGCCGAGGCCAAGGGGGCCGAGTACATCGCCGGCCAGTACCGCAAGCTCGGCCTGAAGACCGAGATCCAGGAGTTCCCCTGCATCACGTGGACCTGCAAACAGGCCGACTTCGCGGCGCAACTGGACGGCCGCTGGCAGGACGTGCCTATCCAGGCCAACACGCAGTCGCCCTCGACCGAAGGGGAGTTGGACACCGAACTGGTCTACCTGGAGACGGCGCAGGTTGAGGACACCGAGGGCAAGGACCTGCGGGGGAAGGTGGGGCTGCTGTTCGGGTCGGCGTACGCGTCAGTGGAGCGCATGGAGCGCCTGTGCAACTCGGGCCTGGCGGCGCTGTTGTATGTGGATGACCGCTTTCCGTTCTGCTGGCGCCTGGCCAGCGGGCTGATCGCCGGCTGGATTGATCTGCTGACGATCCCGACCGCCACCATCCCCTACATGCACGCATGGGACCTTGTCCGACAGGGCGTCAAGCGCGTGCGGCTGAGCCTCCAGATGGACAACTTCCGGTCGCACTCACAGAACGTCGTGGCCTCCCTGCCGGGCAAGCGGTCGCTGCCGCCGCTCGTGCTGGGCGGGCATCACGACTCGGTGGCGCTGGGTGTCGGCGCCGAGGACGACGGCACCGGCGTGGTGGCGGTGCTGGAGATTGCGCGGCTCATGCGCGACCGCGAGCCGCTGCGGCCGATCCAGTTCGTCTCTTTCGGCTGGGAGGAGAACCTGTCCGAGGGGGCGCGCAACTATGTGATCCACCCGGCCAACGACGCCGCCAACACAGCCTTCATGTTCAACTTCGACTCGCTGGGGTCGTGGCTGGGGAACAACCAGGCGCACTGCACCGGCGACCGCGCCGTGCGCAAGTTCGTCTCGGAGTACTACCGCCGGCGGCGCTACGTGGCCGAGGTGACCGGCGACGTGTCGCCCTTCTCCGACCACTTCGCGTTCAACATGCTGGGCGTGCCGAGCGTCTGGTTCCACCGCATCAACTTCCCCGGCAGCCGCTTCTACCATCACTCCGAGTATGACCAGATAGGCGTCATCAACTTCGACCAGTTGGCGGAGACAACGCAGGCCGCCGCCGACATGGTCATCGCCCTGGCACAGCGCCCCGACCTGCCTTTCCCGAGCGCCATTCCCGCCGCCCAGCAGCGTATCATCGCCAGGCACCGCCGCGACCTGTATGACTGCATCTGCGACTGGCAGCAGCCGGGCCTGATGCGGCCGGTGGGCAAGCCCTGGCGGGAGGACATCCGGTAG
- a CDS encoding anaerobic ribonucleoside-triphosphate reductase — protein MPKEEPHLIELDDKERTRCEVWSRVMGYYRPVSAWNAGKQSEQAERLTFREPPAAMIEPTGQMKLGV, from the coding sequence ATGCCCAAGGAAGAACCCCACCTGATCGAGCTGGACGACAAGGAGCGCACGCGCTGCGAAGTCTGGAGCCGCGTGATGGGCTATTACCGGCCCGTCTCGGCCTGGAATGCCGGCAAGCAGAGCGAGCAGGCCGAGCGACTCACGTTCCGCGAGCCCCCGGCGGCGATGATCGAACCGACGGGACAGATGAAGCTTGGAGTGTGA
- a CDS encoding DUF4190 domain-containing protein, which translates to MAQLTCSKCSREQPATPGLTQCVYCGAALTEAETTPADEPVPQVSASPAAPTVPPAAEEPVPEGKRRCEGCGEVLYATERRCWRCGRELPPEVAEEPVTAEPAPPAPIPVAAPSALPAAATPPPVTPTAVPAPPLDPAAQALGIWSLVLALLGFVCCPPIIPSIIAIVLGVKARKRGASPLGIAGIVIGVVGLVIYVPTLLLVLIGLFAAGTPTPEATSWLWSLPCPFA; encoded by the coding sequence GTGGCACAACTGACCTGCAGCAAGTGCAGCCGGGAGCAGCCGGCGACGCCCGGCCTGACGCAGTGCGTGTACTGCGGAGCCGCGCTGACGGAGGCAGAGACGACGCCGGCTGACGAGCCCGTACCCCAGGTGTCGGCTTCTCCGGCGGCCCCCACCGTCCCGCCGGCCGCCGAGGAGCCCGTCCCTGAAGGGAAGCGGCGCTGCGAGGGTTGCGGCGAGGTTCTATACGCGACCGAGCGGCGATGCTGGCGGTGTGGTAGGGAGCTACCGCCGGAGGTCGCCGAGGAGCCTGTCACGGCCGAGCCTGCGCCGCCTGCGCCGATCCCGGTAGCTGCCCCATCCGCGCTCCCTGCCGCAGCCACACCTCCACCTGTGACGCCGACAGCCGTGCCTGCCCCGCCCCTGGACCCCGCCGCCCAGGCCCTCGGCATCTGGTCGCTCGTGCTGGCCCTGCTCGGCTTCGTCTGCTGCCCTCCCATCATCCCCAGCATCATCGCCATCGTGCTCGGCGTGAAGGCGAGGAAGCGTGGGGCTTCGCCCCTGGGGATCGCCGGGATAGTCATCGGGGTCGTCGGCCTGGTGATCTACGTCCCGACGCTGCTGCTCGTTCTCATCGGCCTGTTCGCCGCCGGTACCCCCACCCCCGAAGCCACGAGTTGGCTGTGGAGTCTGCCATGTCCCTTCGCATGA
- a CDS encoding anaerobic ribonucleoside-triphosphate reductase activating protein — protein MECEPPPASPLPAGEASKAAAFRVGGLIPLTTVEWEGRLAAVVFAQGCPWRCRYCHNTSLVPPNGTLVPWEEVMDLLHDRVGLVDGVVFSGGEPTAQAALPDAIAAAGALGYQIALHTNGGNPKLLGELLEWGLLDYVAMDVKGPFSRYHEITRRRGSGRKAQESVSAIIRSGVAYEFRTTYHSDLLSDDEVLDVAEDLAWRGATSYFIQRYRWEGTGDMPLALTPSRALPESLLAKLAGMFERFGVRS, from the coding sequence TTGGAGTGTGAGCCTCCCCCCGCGTCCCCTCTCCCCGCCGGAGAGGCGAGCAAGGCAGCAGCGTTCCGCGTCGGTGGCCTGATCCCCCTGACCACCGTGGAGTGGGAAGGGCGTCTGGCCGCCGTCGTGTTCGCCCAAGGCTGTCCCTGGCGCTGCCGCTATTGCCACAACACCTCTCTCGTCCCCCCCAATGGCACGCTGGTCCCCTGGGAAGAGGTCATGGACCTGCTCCACGATCGCGTCGGGTTGGTGGATGGCGTCGTCTTCAGCGGCGGCGAGCCGACGGCCCAGGCCGCCCTGCCTGACGCCATCGCCGCGGCGGGCGCCCTCGGCTATCAGATCGCCCTGCACACCAATGGTGGCAATCCGAAGCTGCTTGGCGAGTTACTCGAGTGGGGACTACTCGACTACGTAGCCATGGACGTGAAGGGGCCGTTCAGCCGCTACCATGAGATCACGCGGCGACGCGGCAGCGGGCGCAAGGCCCAGGAGAGTGTCAGCGCCATCATCCGCTCGGGCGTCGCCTACGAGTTCCGCACGACCTACCACTCGGACTTGCTGAGTGACGACGAAGTGCTCGACGTGGCGGAGGACCTGGCGTGGCGGGGGGCGACCAGTTACTTCATCCAGCGTTACCGCTGGGAGGGGACGGGCGACATGCCGCTGGCCCTGACACCGAGCCGGGCGCTGCCGGAGTCCTTGCTGGCGAAGCTGGCGGGGATGTTCGAGCGTTTCGGCGTGCGCAGTTAG
- a CDS encoding tetratricopeptide repeat protein, which yields MSLRMRCLLPCCLAMLAATVAWTREPGPAAHAGDEHAAGATQLLPRDADWAPFRLLEGQAQYLPAAIRATRNPSELRCRALFTLGVLGLPEGITPVRACLHDLDRAVRMQAAVSLALLYRADGLPGSAVALREGPAWLRFYALYGLWRLDSNRSRQALRDSRPYLSGFLLQTLDRALATRPRFRCNNTRSGAPDEKLPAYRVWDAVSGAFVRECDLWWHKGDYEQCIRAQWTAIYFDPEYVDLYTNIAWLQWSMGRHAEAISTYRQCIGTNPRSWVAHQSLGEYYWRHGQKLVAVKYLQRAADLGSPAVPRRALGHAYRDLGQADNARQVWRDILKLDPNDPIALRELQRAK from the coding sequence ATGTCCCTTCGCATGAGGTGCCTGCTTCCTTGCTGTCTGGCGATGCTCGCGGCCACCGTGGCCTGGACCAGGGAGCCCGGTCCCGCCGCGCACGCCGGGGACGAACATGCTGCCGGTGCGACGCAACTGCTGCCGCGCGACGCGGACTGGGCGCCGTTCCGCCTGCTCGAGGGCCAGGCGCAGTACCTCCCCGCTGCCATCCGGGCGACACGGAACCCATCTGAGCTGCGCTGCCGCGCGCTGTTCACACTCGGCGTGCTCGGCCTGCCAGAGGGCATCACGCCAGTGCGGGCGTGTCTGCACGATCTCGACCGCGCCGTCCGCATGCAGGCGGCCGTATCACTGGCGCTGCTCTATCGGGCAGACGGCCTGCCGGGCAGCGCGGTGGCTCTGCGCGAGGGGCCCGCATGGCTCCGCTTCTATGCCCTGTATGGACTGTGGCGGCTGGACAGCAACCGGTCACGCCAGGCCCTGCGTGACAGCCGCCCCTATCTGTCCGGCTTCCTGCTGCAGACTCTGGACCGGGCGTTGGCAACCCGCCCCCGCTTCCGCTGCAACAACACGCGCTCCGGCGCGCCTGATGAGAAGCTGCCGGCCTACCGGGTGTGGGATGCAGTCAGCGGCGCCTTCGTGCGCGAGTGCGACCTGTGGTGGCACAAGGGCGACTACGAGCAGTGCATCCGCGCGCAGTGGACAGCCATCTACTTCGACCCGGAGTACGTGGATCTGTACACCAACATCGCGTGGCTGCAGTGGAGCATGGGGCGGCACGCGGAGGCGATCAGCACTTACCGACAGTGCATCGGCACCAACCCGAGGAGCTGGGTCGCGCACCAGTCGCTGGGCGAGTACTACTGGCGGCACGGCCAGAAGCTCGTGGCCGTGAAGTACCTGCAGCGCGCCGCGGACCTCGGCAGCCCGGCCGTCCCGCGCCGCGCCCTGGGGCACGCCTACCGTGATCTTGGGCAGGCCGACAACGCGAGGCAGGTGTGGCGGGACATCCTGAAGCTGGACCCTAACGACCCCATCGCGCTGCGGGAACTGCAGAGGGCGAAGTAG
- a CDS encoding DUF1559 domain-containing protein → MRRGFTLIELLVVIAIIAILAAILFPVFAKAREKARQSSCLSNVKQIVLGAAQYCQDYDEKILPALTRATGNPIWTSLIYPYVKNEQVFACPSCSTHRITWYADANRGWLSVGENWVFSIDNGARALGDVQYPAQGVQFADTMSGDAASGWRGYEFQGTWTPYVDVAEGVSPRHNDGANLGFIDGHAKWMSRGAIVGRQGIYTGWPM, encoded by the coding sequence ATGAGGCGTGGCTTCACACTCATTGAGCTTCTGGTCGTCATCGCCATCATCGCGATCTTGGCAGCCATCCTCTTTCCCGTCTTCGCCAAGGCCCGCGAGAAGGCCCGGCAGTCAAGCTGTCTGAGCAACGTCAAGCAGATCGTGCTCGGCGCTGCGCAGTACTGCCAGGACTACGACGAGAAGATCCTGCCCGCGCTCACCCGCGCGACGGGCAACCCGATCTGGACGTCACTCATCTATCCGTACGTCAAGAACGAGCAGGTCTTTGCCTGCCCCAGTTGCTCCACTCACCGCATTACCTGGTACGCCGACGCCAACCGGGGCTGGTTGTCCGTCGGTGAGAACTGGGTCTTCTCGATCGACAATGGCGCCCGCGCGCTGGGTGACGTCCAGTATCCCGCGCAAGGCGTACAGTTCGCCGACACGATGAGCGGCGACGCGGCCTCTGGCTGGCGAGGCTACGAGTTTCAGGGCACCTGGACCCCCTACGTGGACGTCGCCGAAGGTGTCTCCCCGCGGCACAACGACGGGGCCAACCTGGGGTTCATAGACGGTCATGCCAAGTGGATGAGCCGCGGCGCCATCGTCGGCCGCCAAGGCATCTATACCGGCTGGCCCATGTAG